The genomic region tactcttctgacagcaggagcgagctgcacttagtgttatggcgcggtcgggccgggctgtgactatacagctggccagatgcgctgtgtaaaaaaaaaaaaacccgctcagcagagtacagagagcgggtctgaaaaactggcatattttaaaaaaattcaaagggaataaaaGAGTTTATAACGgtaacactaaaataatgttatataattctgcactatgtgcagaattatataacattattttttaagtttactgtccctttaaagcaatttcTGGAACAAAAATTGTTTTAAcgttatgctcttgataaaggcttcttttagccgaaacgcgttgagctgtatttgaaataaaacctgaagctgcacctgaagacacatttgtgatgattttaaggcttattttaactgcaatcttgtgagtataacaagtttgtgcgcctaccacattgtctgaaatctactacactattgtgagctcttttattttggaggtaaaagcaacaaggttgactcagaggacgtgggcagcttggttccctggaggtgacacattgccgccatttccaacactttctgcttctatacacggtttgggagaatcggggctggcagcgagcacctgaagagAAGTGCTAACATtccttcatactttatcctttctaatacgttttaaaacaatttagcattctttttactgcaattgtttatcaatagccaaactctatccatcatttgcattatttggagtagccaattggggatttagtctgcagacaacaaggcttgcCCTGGCTATAATgtttgtataaagtacattattttgcaATTGTTATTAGTTAAAAGCAATAACAAATCATCATGGTGTTTTTCAGTTATGGGAATTagacaatccttaaagggatagtaaacaccaaaaatgttattgtttaaaaagatagataatacctttatttaccattccccaggtttgcataaccaacactgttttaaaaataaacgttttacctctgtaattaccttgtatctaagcttttgcagactgcctccttatctcagatattttgacagacttgcatttcaggcaattagagctgactcttaaataacttcatgtgcatgagcacaatgttatttatatgaaacacataaactaacgccctctagacatgaaaaaatgtcaaatgcatttggATAAgaagcaaccttcaagggcttagaaattagcatatgagcctacctaggtttagctttcaactaagaataccaagagaagaaagcaatttggttataaatgtaaattaaaaagttgtttaaatttacgtgccctatctgaatcattaaagtttaatttggactttattatccctttcattttttttccaagagctaaattacatgaaaatgggataaattaaaaatgaaagtaTTTCATAAAACTGTCTCATTATGCATAATTATTATGTAAAAATcgcaaggtgtttgctgtccctttaaatctatttgcTTAACAATATGGTTATTTTAATGTAATCAATAATATAAACTGACCTGTTATGACATTTTGTTTATTAATACCTTACGCTTTTAATATAGATTAAAAAACAAATCAGATACATCAGTGTTTATTAGTCAGGATCAGGATTCAACAGAAAATGTCTAAAGGTGAAGATGAAACAATAGTGTAAGGTAATGTTTtggtattgtttttaaatataaatggtattactttattcaaatttaaaagatgtgtggtattttgtaaaatattgcttagatgatagataatagatagatcgatagataaatagatgatagatagatgatagatagatagatagatagatagatagatagatagatagagcaagaaagatagatagatagatagatagatagatagatagatagatgatagatagatagatagatagataggttttaGAATCAaacttttatacaaaaataaagagatagggctagattacaagtggagccgtaTCGTTAGCCCTAGGGGCATAAACATGATGGAGAAACGcagtgttctttacactcaaatccatattacaagtggtgtcaAAATTACCGCAAATGTGTTTGCGCAAGCTGGCGGTAATTTACactccctatattttctatgggtagcgtatAGTGCTaatttgcacttgtattacaagttgaaagtaaatgtgatcgtggAAGTGCAATCACTTTTACCACTCAAAATTTTTATGCATCCTGAAAGGCCAGGTAAAGAGTTTGTCCAGATGAAACAGGTACATTaaaacacactattaacccctaaaccatcattccCCCTAGGCTACAAAAGAGATGaattcccttttaaaggcaatgccgagccaaatgcccttttcagggcactttgtagattagttttttttaggatagtttttattttggggcattggggggttaattttttttgtaaaaagtttgGGTTAGTTTATTTTGGTTAAGttttggggtgttaggttagagggtttagatgttagtatattactttgcgatgtgggggaggcggtttaggggttaatagtatagtttagatattgcaatgtggggggatggtggattagtgaCTATTAGCCTATATAGGTAGTTTGCGGTGTAggggtgtggcggattaggggtttctAGTGTATTGgtgactttgtggtgggctatgtggcggtttaggggttattaaattaagGGATTATGGTtattcgggttagcacgcaagtaggatgttagttatttttttacattttttgctccactgacttctGTGGAGCAGTAGGTTATTGCGATAGCGATATTTATTTTATGCGAGTTGGGTTATCGCTAGAgcattaattttttacttttaacttgtaataccagtgcaatagCGATATTTATTTTGCGCGAGTTGGGTTAGTGCtagagcaatatttttttatttttaacttgtaataccagtgcaacccgatgCGCAAAAAAAGACACCACTAATGCAATTGGCACTCTAGTGCAAGCactagttagcgctccacttgtaatctagctcataatggGGTAAATATTGGTGCAAACTAATATGTAATGGGGAAAAAAATCATAATTTCTTCATGTAACAGGTAAATTATTCTTTTGTCTGTACTATATTCATGCTATAAATCTGATGTGTTTATTCTTGGCTTCCTTAGAAATGAAAATGTTGAACATTTGATTCTTACCAACATGGGCAACCAAACAGTACCGATGGAGTTCATCCTTAATGATTTTTCAGTAAATCCAGGACTtcaaatttttacttttatattgttTCTGGTTATCTATCTTGCTGCATCTGGAGGAAACATATTGATCATCTTGATCATATTGCATGCGCCTCATCTTTGGACACCTATGTACTTTTTTGTTGTAAATCTTGGTATTTTGGACATGTGTTATATTTCAACTACTGTCCCTAATTTCTTAAAAAACAGTTTATCACAAAGGAAAACCATCTCATTCATTGGATGTGTGAttcagctttatgtatttctgaGTATGGCTGCCACTGAGTCTACGCTTCTGGCAGTTATGTCTTATGACAGATATGTAGCAATTTGCAATCCATTGCATTACCATATTATCATGAACAGAAAAAACTGCCTGTATCTTGCAGTCAGTGCTTGGTTTAATGGGACTATTTATTCCATTATTCATACTACCAACACTTTCAGGCT from Bombina bombina isolate aBomBom1 chromosome 2, aBomBom1.pri, whole genome shotgun sequence harbors:
- the LOC128647057 gene encoding olfactory receptor-like protein OLF1 yields the protein MGNQTVPMEFILNDFSVNPGLQIFTFILFLVIYLAASGGNILIILIILHAPHLWTPMYFFVVNLGILDMCYISTTVPNFLKNSLSQRKTISFIGCVIQLYVFLSMAATESTLLAVMSYDRYVAICNPLHYHIIMNRKNCLYLAVSAWFNGTIYSIIHTTNTFRLQFCQSNVIDHFFCDITPLLKIACSNTKLNEIMIFGVGAVMILPCFPLIITSYIYIIKTVLRIPSAKGRSKTFSTCVSHLTTVGLFYLTGISVYLHPVSTSTAVNQDKISAVFYTMLVPMVNPIIYSLRNKELKEAILKRVFIKLIL